Genomic DNA from Eschrichtius robustus isolate mEscRob2 chromosome 4, mEscRob2.pri, whole genome shotgun sequence:
caccgggtcttgaTTGCTGCATGAGAGATCGTCCATCTTccttgtgacatgtgggatctttagttgcggcacgcaggatctagttccctgaccaggaatcaaaccggGGCCCACTGCATTGCGAGCGCcgagtctcagccactggaccaccagggaagtcccatcatgtGTTTATTTAGAATTCATTTTTTCATAGCTTACATATACACGTATAATGGCTCAGAGCATGAAGTACTTCATAAAAGCTTAAAAGCTTCAGTGTTCATTACTTCACTTGATAAGAAGTTACAGCATTTTGATAATGATACATCAAAAGAAACCCAAGTCATTTGGCCCAACTCCCTAATTTTACAAAGCAAAAAActaaaatggaagagaaattGGATGACTTAGGTTCTAGGTAACCAACCAAGCTACATGTGGTCCAGTAGTGGAATACCTGGTCCAGAACCCTAAAGCAAATCTTAAGATCAATGGACTCTTCAGGAATGTTAGTCAAAATATCCTTTGctgtcagattttattttattttattttttgctgtcgGTTTTAACTTACCTTCATCAACTGCATGTTCTTCCtcatacataaaattttaaactttcattgtccatttcaaaattttcctttttaatgttaCAGTTCTAAGATGAAAGATTAACTGctcatttactgagtatctacatGTGCATCATACCATTTGGTCTTTTGAGGtaacaacaaataaaacacaaacataaaaccctgaaactaaaagaacaagaaaaaacttCTCCCTAGTAATCTGTTATGGAATTATTTTCCAtgaatttaaatttcttattgaaacttttattttctttaattttatttgtttcctgttacatgatttatttctgatttttcatccaGAGACTATTGCTAAGTTTCATGTTCTCTTGTCTGTTATCTCAGAATTTGGTGAGGAAATCTATACTTAAtctaaaaaatattcttcaaactGACAATACTGTAAGGTAGTTAACTATATGTTTCTTATGTCCATGTCAAATATTGCTTATTTTAATAAAGACTTTTTAGTTAgactaaaaaaaagtatttacttATAAGTGATGACATCCATTAAGTATAAACATctgatgattatttttcttttacataacAGATCACCAATATATAGTCCTGAACCTAAACTCCTTTAAGTGTAAGTTACTGAAGCCAAACTCCTTTATACCTTTGGTGTTCACTTATAAccgtgtaaaattttaaaattagtaccCACATACAGACCAATGCAGAATCgtacaaaaatatttgaatactgcaaaacagaagtaaaatagaaatgaatagcttttttcttaaaaaaaaaaaacttccttttttcttcatattcacattttaattttatatacttaGAAATTGAgatttattcttaaaatgttctttttgcaGTGAGTTCATTATCTCACCTATCTACAATGATTTCAGAAGAGATTAGAAAGAGATGAATATATTTAAAGGATCAGACTCTTGTGAACAATGACATCATCAAAAAGGTCTTGTTTTCATTAATATGCCATTAATAGGAAAGAGAGGATGGGTGAGTTTTCTTCATAAGCAGGTTCACTGTAGACAGGAACGGTCTGCCTTCCCAGCAAGGAGATCCTGAAATCACAAGCTCCAGCCTCCATCAATGATAATAGGATTACCTGTTACATAGGCAGACTGCAGTGATAAACACAAGGAGATAGAACAATTAACCAGGTTGTGTTTCTTCAGTTTTCCTGACTGAGATAGCTAAACAGTTTATCCTCATAGTACCAGCAAACCACACTTTTAACAACTAGAAATTAGGAAAGTCTGAATTAAATTTCAGATGATTTAAAACTGCTGAGTGTTCTTGTGATCTGGATCTGACTGGCCTCTGGCTGGTGTTTGAGCACATGTCACATCATTCTAAGAGTGTCTGGACTCAGAAtcagaaaattaagaaattttgtgATATAGAGCCATTCCCCGAATTAGGATAAAGTATAGGCTAAAACagcacattttcattttgaaactcAGAAGTATTCTAACTAGCTGAGTTTTATGCCACTGATAAACCTTTGAACATAATCAAGTGTGTCAGTAACAAAGTGGTAATGTCAATTAccaaacagaatttttttaaaaagatgtatatTTAGTTAATCAATATACATGGGTAATTCCAGGAACTGAAGCACactaaatgtctttttaaaatttatatgagtaataattattataatctattaaccaaaaaaaaattctatactaGTTTCAGACATACAAATCTGTACAAAACTAAAGGagtttaaaaattactgatttttttccccatagaatttttcattttccaaagaaAGCTGAAGTGATTCTTGTGGTAgaggtttaaaaatgttttaacttaAACATGGATAATAGACTCAAATTTGTGTTCCTAGTTTTAAATTCACCTAAAGCCTGCGACAATGGAAGAGGCtggaaggaaagacatcataacaGGAGTACAGAGTGTTTTAAAGTTcaatatatattgtatagcacagggaactctactcaatactctgtaatggcctatatgggaaaagaatctaaaaaaagagtggatatatgtatacgtataactgattcactttgctgtacacctgaaactaacacaacattgtaaatcaactatagtccaataaaaattaaaaaaaataaaattcaatatatGAAGACTGatcatataaagtagataaactaGGGGGTTACTGGACACTCTACCAAGAAACAACCCCAATTTCTCCAAGTTTTTTTAAGAAGGCAAGCTTTCTGTTTTACATATGGACTCTTCTGGATCTTTCTAAAAGGATAAAGGTCCTTTTGTTGCACATTTCAAGCCAGAACATTCCCAAATATTTGGTAACCTAAGCTCTGGCTAAACCAGGGCCATTTAGCTTATCAGCAGTACCCGCAAATCAAATGAGCTCTTGTGAAGATACAGATtcaaagaaatcagaaaggtTAATGTACTCAGTCATTCATAATCTGCCTAGTCATTTCCTCAGCTATGAACAAGTGTTGTTAATAGTTCTGAGAAGTAGTAACTGCTCTGTCACTAAAACATTTCAACCTCTGTATCTGTCACATTCACCACCACCTGGTGTGCACCAAGTTACACTGAAGAGGAGCTAACTGATCAGTAACACACCTCCTGACTCCCGCCTattcccctttccttctctcttctctcttacaGCTAGTTCCCTGGTCGTGTACTATTCACAGACATAAAACAGAGGGGATGTCCTTGTGCTTTATACCttataagaaatatttcttaTGAAAGAGTTTCTGCTTCCACAGCTGTTtgccattaaaaaatatacagtagCCATTAAGGAAAAAACTGATTACTAAATAGGTGCAAAGTGGAAAGAGACAGAATTAGGAATTTCCATACATGATGATAAATAGGTAAAAAttcatagggaaaaaaaagaggtacTGGTATTGTTCTAAACAAGTCACCAGTAAAACTGAAAACACCAGATGCTAATTCTGTGTCTCCTGGACGCAAATCTGGTTAACCCTTTCCCCATTTCACCTGAAGCTCTCATAATTTTGGAGGTTCACTGGTTTGATTTACAAATCAAATTTACAAATGGTTTCCCAAATTGTAATTTTTGAAAGTAATTATAAAATTgagcaatttaatttttttcaatcctCCACCACTTCATTTGCTATCAGATTCAGTGACATGTAAAGTTGAATGAGGAAGAGTTGGTGGCTCAGATCAAAGTGGCCTTTCTATGAGCAAATTAAATCAGAACTCATTCCTATCTTGTAAAAGCAGCATCTTAGCACCTACATGCCATCACTCCCTAAATCATACTATTTTGATGAGCAAATTGTGGCCAAATGTGATTGAGGATAACAAACCCCCTGGGAAGAACAGTGCTTACTTCATCAGAGGCCAGGTACACGCAGAGCAGGGCTATTTCTTCTGCAGTTGCAAATCttcctgttttctgtctctttaggAAATCGCTCAGTGCCTGTATCCGGAAACCATACCGGACATCAGTGATGTGAGCTGAAGTAACTCACCTGCAACACCTTCAGAAGGTCAAAGGCAAGAGGAATCTACAAAGGTACCACTGGCTTGTTGCCTTGATTAATTATACATGATACAAGATACAGGAGAATATCATTAATATCATTAATTGTGGACCAAACAGGACTATGGTGACGCCCAATCTACTCAAACTATTTGTTTTATACTAAAACCTACAGAGACTGTGACAGACCAGAAAGATATTATTAAAGAAGAgggcattttcatattttttgaaaatgtggtaaaatgcacataatataaaatttaccatcttaaccaatttgaagtgtacagttcagcagtGTTAGGTCCATTCATATTATTGTGCAACAAATCTCCACAATTCTTTTCATCTcgaaaaactgaaactctatacccattaaacaataactccccactccctctcccccagcccctggcaaccacccttctactttctgtctctatggatttgtctactCTAGGTAAGGaaggggcattttttttttttttaaccagaggatttaaacacatttaaaatagcAGATATACCTCTTCAGGATTTGGTCTGGCTTGTATTCTTTCCTGCAGAGATGGGGTATCAACCGTTCCTAAATCAAAGGAGGGCATTCAGCTTGGTTACTTACttagactgaaaaagaaattgatgattaaattttaaacttCCTTTCCATATGATACAACGATCAGTGAAAGCCTTCTCCATGACTTGGAGTGACAATTTCACCTCTACCTGCCTGCTTTTTATTTAATAGGCTCAtaaattctttaataaatttcTATGATTTTCAAAAACACAGACTATACTTCTTTGTGAAGTATATTAGGCAAAAAATGACACCCAGCATTCCCAGGACATACTTTAGTCACATCACATTGACATGATACTTTATGGATCTTAAGCACTGTTATAGGtattatctcagttaatccttGCAACAACCCTGAGATGTATTATAGATAACATCATACAAGCACTATATCAGTATAAGGACCCAGACTACCTAATGATCTCAAAAACATTCTCTGCTGTCAGGTTCACTCTGGGGGGATTCTCAGGGACAACTCCACGCCCATCATAGTCCTCGATAACGTAGGTGGCTCTTAATTTTCCTCATTATCTTGACTCTTTTCATTGGTTTTAAATTCCTGTTTTAACCATTGTTTCATATTTCTCATCaaaaaaatataactttattttacttaaaaacaagaaaaataataatgacactaaaaatttttaaatcccacTTAGTTCACATTCCTTACAGAGCAATTTCCCATACATTTCTGTTAACTTCTGTGATCTGCAAATTCTCTTCCGAGGGCTTTCTTCTGCTGACCGTACTCCCAGAGACCTAAGGTCATAGCAAGTGATTTCACAGTCATACTCTCAGCTCCATCCTTAGACCATGCTCCTGGGCGTGCCATAGATTTGATGTTTGCTtggaaatcatttctttttttttttttttaaattttttattggggtatagttgatttacaatgttgtgttagtttcaggcgtacagcaaagtaagtctttacacatatacatatatctactctttttaagattcttttcccatataggccattacagagtattgagtagagttccctgtgctatacagtaggtccttattagttatctattttatttatagtagtgtgtatatgtcagtcccaatcttccaatttattatCCTCCCCGCCTCGGAAaccatttcttaattttattatcatttgcCATTTCTCTGGAGAGACTGGGAATCTTTGAAATCTGCAAATCCTGGCTCCTTTTTGTTTAACAGCCCTTTCCTTAGCTTGTCTCTGTGCTCTCACATTTCACTGTAAGTAGGTGGCACTTTCAACAGGCCGGGTGGGAGTTGCCTTGACTACATCACCTGGTTCATCAGGAATGTTTTCTACCCTCCACAGTTACTGCAGGCAATAGTGTTGATGAAATTTCTTAAACCACCAAGCAAAAATCTCTTTGTATCCAATTTCTGGTGATATTTTCCTCCCTTGCCTCATCAATAGCCTCCTTAAAGTCCACAATACTACCAACAGTGCGTTCAAGGCACCTTAAGCATTCACTTAACGCCCTCCTCAAAATCCTTAAATCTTTAACAGCTTCCTCCCGCTGAGGCAAATGCTCACCGCATCTTACATATGGCCGGTATTAATGACTATTACATGAAAACTGTGTAGCAAGCCTATGCCTCGCACTTAATTCCACTGTCACCTGACTCTGCTGTGTCCCTGGCACAGACTGACACACCATGCCACTGTCCACACCAGTCTGGTGTTGAAGTGTTGTGACTATACTATCAGCACCATCCCAGACACACTCATTCCTTGTCAttttcttctgtgactggctcaGTGAGTCACAGCTAGTTCCTTGTTCCAGAGAGTGGGAGAATATATTTTCCAATCTTCTGAAAAGTCCAGCTGCAAAACAACCACATGTTCCAAATCATTTTGCCATTTATTCCACTGGGAAAATGGCACCAAGAATAGCTAGACTCAAGTATCACCAATGTGTATGTTAAAACCCAGTGAAACTCTCTCTCCTGTAACCTCCTCTTTCTTGGTGTTACCTATGTTTACCTTTCTAgtccaagaaaaattaaacagaacaCCTCAGTCATGGAAATTCTGTCCCTTGAAGGTTATTTAGTAGTGTCCCCCTTTAATAagtcagtggttttcaacctGAGGGGAGACCATGATGAATTACATCAGAATTTCCAGTGGCGCTTTCCAAACTACACACAGTGTTCCCCATCAACTCCTTCTCCAAATGCCGGCATGCCCCTCAGGTTTTGAAAGGTCCCACAGGTAACTGTGAATTGCTTCTCCTCCCCAAACCCACAATACCGGTTGCGAACTACTAAGAGAAACCTTGATGCTGGACATGCAGTATTGAATTTCTTTTCAGAGAGGAAGTTGATCATTCTTCTTAGGCAGACCTCATTTTACTCTACTTTACCTTGCTGAGCTTCACATTTGTTTTACAGATTTCAGGGCTGTGCAATGCTTCTTCgagcaagtctatcggcaccatttttccagcagcatttatttgctcacttcatgtctctgtgccacatttggtaattctcgcaatatttcaaactttttcattactattatatttgttatggggatctgtgatcagtgatctctgaTGTGACTTCTGCGAAAGGATTATGACtccctgaaggctcagatgatggtcagcattttttagcaataaaatatttttgaattaaggtatgtacattgtttttttagacacaatgctattgcacacttaatagactacagtatagtgtgaaCATAAATGTCCTTTCTACTCACAATAAGTtctgcttttctcctttcctttataTGAGGGGCCAGCATACTTTTTGGTCAAAAGCCAGACAGGAAATATTTTTAGCTTTGAGAACCATTTGGTCTGTTataactactcaactctgacTAGCATGAAAGCAAACTTAACCAATATAAAAGCAAACTGGGTGTGGATGTACTCCAATAAAACTGTGTTTACAAAACAGGTGGGAGGCCGGATCTGGCCTGCAGGTCACAGTTTGCTGACCCCCCTGTTTACAGCATAAAGGAAGGTATTAATCCCTCCTTTTTGTTTATGGGCCGCCCCAGGTGATGGACATGACTCAGTGTCTCCCTGTGTCTGGGAGGCTCCTCTTTCTTCCTGCCGTCCTGTGAGCATGGTCTACGTTTCAACTTTCCCCTGACGAGGCCATCCTGGGCTTGCTTCCAAAACACCAAGCCCTGGCCAGTTATGTCTctcaaccacagggtttggaatTGTCCCCATCCACACAAGTAGCATTTAAACCTTTTGCATCTGTTAAATCAAAATGGCATCACTTGTGCTAAAGCTCATGATACCAAACCTACATTTAATGCCTAACCTAATTGCAGTTTCAACCTTTAccagaaatgtaatcttaatcaaccagtctggaattttctggtcagcaccaatgaGGTAATTGGGCCCCTGTGGCCCCTCTCTATCCCCCTAGAGGAAGAAGAGGCAACCTGTAGTATAAAACCTGTGCCATCCCCTCCCCCTTAAAAAAGAAGTCCCAGCCCAGaataaccttttcttttcttttgccaatGACCTCCTTGCCCCACCCTTCTTTCTATGAAAACCTTCCATTTTTGTATATGACTCCCTGGAACATCCTTCTAGCTGCTAGATGGGATGCCACTTGATTCATGAGtcgttgaataaagccaattagatcttcaaatttacttggttgaattttgtcttttaacaCATCTGTGGGTTATTCCTAATGACTTAGGATCTTTTTCCCAACTTACCGTTGGACTGTTATCTTAATAAGCCTGGACTCTTTTTTCTTTGGAGCTTTTCCCAATGACAATACAACATGTGGTAAACAAGCTTACATAGATACTTTTCACAGTGGCAGCCGGGAGGTCAGAAAGGACAAGTTCATAGTCTCACAGTGCCCAACTCACCTGGACACACACAGTTGCACCGGATACCCTGCTGGATGAAGTCTGCAGCAACAGACTTTGTGAGACCAATCACAGCCGCCTTGGTTGTGCTGTACACACACCTGTTCACAACTCCTGAGAATGAAGGGAAGTTCAACCATTGAAGGAATAAAAAAACACAGTCAACTTTAGGAAGCAGGAGACCATTGTCATGCTTCCTCACACTCCaccatttttaagatttttttttttttgatggggacCATTTTAaagagtctttattgaatttgttacaatattgcttctgttttgtgttttggttgtttggcctcgaggcatgtgggatctgagctccccgaccagggatcgaagatcgaacctgcaccccctgcattggaaggtgaagtcttaaccattggaccaccagggaagcccctgcacccTTTCTAAAAATCGATATCAGATTTTCTCCTTTAATAGAGCTAGTTTCTGAATCTGGGAAAATAATATCATTATTGGCACAATTCAGTTGAGACTTCGGTGTTGAGATGCTGCACCTAAGTGACAGCAGTGGCTTTAGTTTTTCATCATCAGTtggtagaaaaaagaaatttagggtaaagcaaagcaaaacaaaacacaacccaAACAAACCCAGAGGCTTAGGCATTTCTTTGCATTCCTCTCCTGTGCAGGCTTACTGTGTCCATCCTTGCTAagagaaggaatgttatctcagCAGTTACTACTTCATTTTCAACTCGAAATCCATCTGTGCCAGACTGTGCCATTGTCCATCATCTCCACTTTTGCACTGCAATCTGGCCCTTCAACTTGACTTCTCATTTAGGGCTGGATCACATGTCTTTGTGAAGCACTCCCCCAATCCACAGGCAGAGTTATGTCCCTGCTATTGTACCAGCACTTTGTACAAAGCTCTGTTATAATCCTATCACACTGTAGAAGACGTGCATTTGCCTGACTCTCTCCCCCTTTTAGACTGTGAATTCTTTGGGGTCAGGGACATCTAGTGGGTGTTTAATACATCTTTTTTGATTAATTAAATGTATAAATGTTTCCTTCTCCCAGTTTGATCTTCATTTCCATATCCATTAGAAGGAATAAAAGGGAGAGCAAAGCAAACCAACTTGTATTTAACTTTATGACTGGTTCACATCTAAGGCAAAAGGACTGGTACTTAAGAAACTTTagagcaattttaaaaaaagcagttttGAAGTTATGTGTGGGTTTTATGATCTCTGCTATGCTTGTTCCCCAAACCCTTAGCTCTTGAAGGTGTGTGAGTACGTGTGTCATCATGCCCAGAGGAAGACACACCTACCTTTGATGCTTGATGCCACAGAGGACATGTTGATAATGTTGCCAGATCTCTGAGCAAGCATCtgccaaaacaaaaccaagaccAAAAAAAGATGCTATTCTGCAGGCTAAAAATACTACCTCTTTAAAAGATGTGCATTTACTTATGGTTTGCAGGACCATCTCATTAGCTATTAACATTAAGCACTGTTAAGCATGttaagcagtctttttttttttttttttaacggattttattttattttttctttttctggtcatGCTAcgcagcttgtgagatcttagttccttgaccagggattgaacccgggcctttGGCAGTAAAatcacagagtcccaaccactggaccaccagggaattccctgttaagCAGTCTTAATGGTCTCACCCAATCATTGCTGGGAATTGATGGCTTGTGTACACATTGGCAGGAACATTTCCCAGGGGTTTACTGCCTTCCTGCGGCACAAAAGCATCAGCAAGACCAAGAAGGAACTCTGAGCTGAATGAAAGGCTAAAGAACGTTAATGTTACTGTATGTTCCTGATGGAAAACTCTGTCTCCATTCATCACATATTCAACATATAGTTGAATACCTACTGTGGTCAGGTATAGTGGTAGGTCCAGGAGATTCAAAGAGAAATGACTCAGTCCCTGCCTGCCTATAGAGCTGCCAGTCTGATTGAAGTGGCTGATATGATATAACCTGCATCCAGCAACAGGAAAGACTGTCACTGGGGAGGGGGCGGATGTGGAAAGAAGGGACCAGGCTGTAGGGCACTCAGAGGAGGGCTGATGTTTTGAAAGCTAGAGcgttaatcagaaaaataaaagagaagggtATTTTCTTCCCACGGAAGTGAGAAGAAGGGATGGGTctggctggaagacagaatgtggGAGGAATAAAGCTGCAGAGGCCAGCGGGGCTAAATTTAGGAATTTTGGCTTTACCCTGAAGGCAATTCGGTGGAGACAATGAGGGGTTTAATGCAGAGGGGGAGTGGCATGTTCAGGTTTGAAGATTACAGATTACTCTGGTATCTTGTAGAGGAGAGCACTGGAAGCCGATGCAGGGATTCAGGAAAGGAGTAATGAAAGCAGAGAGCAGAAATGTCTGTGGGTAACAGAGGCGGAGACAGCTGAGGTACATGAGCAGGACTTGGTACATGGTTACATGCAGTGAGGGCTGCTCCCCGTCTAGGGCAGCGTTTCCTAAGAATACGTCCTTCAGAATCCCGCACGGAAAGTGTGAAAGAGGAGGGTCTGTGGCTGTTCTGCCCTCCTAGACAGGGTACACAGCAGCCAGTCAATACATTTCAGGGAATCAAAACCTCTTGAGGTGCTAGGTCAAAGTGCAGATTGCTGAGCTCTGCCCCAGACCTAAACAAATATATCACTGAAAAAAGCTGGtatgaattaaaaaat
This window encodes:
- the BDH2 gene encoding dehydrogenase/reductase SDR family member 6, translating into MGRLDGKVIVLTAAAQGIGRAATLAFAREGAKVIATDINESKLQELEKYPGIQTRVLDVTKKKQIDRFANDIERLDVLFNVAGFVHHGTILDCEEKDWDFSVNLNIRSMYLMIKAFLPKMLAQRSGNIINMSSVASSIKGVVNRCVYSTTKAAVIGLTKSVAADFIQQGIRCNCVCPGTVDTPSLQERIQARPNPEEALSDFLKRQKTGRFATAEEIALLCVYLASDESAYVTGNPIIIDGGWSL